The nucleotide sequence AGCCTAAAAAATTTTTTTTCGATCTCGCTCTTCTTTAAGAATTTCAACCGCTTCACGAAACCGTTGAGAATGGATAATTTCACGTTCCCTTAAAAATCGTAAGCTATCGTTTAAATCAGGATCATCCGACATATCAATAATCCATTGGTAAGTAGCTCTCGCCTTCTCTTCTGCCGCAATGTCTTCGTATAAATCGGCAATTGGATCACCTTTAGCTGCGATATAGCTAGCTGTCCAAGGAACACCTGCTGCATTTTGGTAAAAAAGCGCTCCATCATGATTTGCATAATGTTCCCCTAAACCTGCTTCTTTCATCTGTTCTGGTGTAGCATCTTTCGTTAATTTATAGACCATCGTTGCTATCATTTCAAGATGTGCGAATTCTTCCGTCCCGATATCCGTTAATAGTCCTACTACTTTATCGGGGATTGTATACCTTTGATTTAAATATCGTAATGCAGCTGCTAATTCTCCATCCGCTCCCCCGTATTGTTCGATTAAGTATTTTGCCAGTCTTGGGTTACAGCTACTTACTTTAACGGGGTATTGTAGCTTTTTTTCATATACCCACATCATGTTAAATCTCCCCCTCCCTTAAACTTGCCACGGCCAAGGTCCTTTTCCCCAACTCCAGTTCGCATCGGTGAAGCTATTTCCATATTGAAGCATTGGTCCATATTTTTGTTCGAATGATTGCTTCAATTGTTTGGAATATTGGGCATATTGGTTAAACTGCTGCATTGCTTGATGGTCAGTTGGGTGTGTATCGAGATATAAAGTCAAGTCAACGAGTACGAAATCTGCTGCTTGAATTTCTTCAAGGAGATCGTAATATTCTTGCGGTAGCTTTTTCACTCCTTTCACCTCCCATCTCCTTTATATGGATTGTCATAGTAATCGTAAAAGTAAGGCCATAACGTCCCTTTTTTTAAAGCTTCCTTCGCAGAATATTGCGGCATATTCATCGGCTGAAATCCTAAATATAATTGTGGAGGCGTACTATAATACTTTCGTCCAATTGGTGGACACGGATCGTATTGACTGTAAAAAGGCTTATATGATTTCACTGTTGAATAATTCTTTTGTGGTTCTTGATTCAATCTACTCACCTCTCTTCATATCGCTCTTTTATACTGTTATTCTGTGAAGATTTGTCCTCATTCAACTTTATATAGGAAGAAATAAAAAAACTGCCCTAAATTTGAAGGCAGTCAATATGATGAAAAGTTTTTTGAAGTTTGAAATGTCTCTTTCGTCAATTCTATAAATGCCTTTAAAGGTGGTGAAATCCATTTATCTTTATGCCATGCTAAATGAGTGAAAACAGAAGGAGTATCTAGTTGACACCGAAGTGGTTTAATTAATCCCTGCTCAATTTCTTTATTCAGTGCCATAAGTGGTAATACTGCAATACCAATTCCAGCTATCACACATTGTTTAATCGCTTCAATACTAACGAACTCGTATTTATTTATCGGATAAATATTTTTCGATTGAAGAGATTGCTCAAGTAATGACCGATACGAACAACCCATTTCCGTTAGAAGCAAAGTCTCTTCCTCTAAATCTTCTAGTTTGATGTACGCCTTATCAAATAGTTTGTGAGATTGCCCCGCTACTAAAACAATAGATTCTTCTTTCAATGGAATTTGAATTAAAGACCCTACAGGCTTTTTTACATCCATAATAAATGCTATATCGAGTTCACCATTTACTAGCTGTTCCCTTGCCATTCCATCAGAGTGTGAAGGTTTGAAAATAAGCTTTACATTTGGATAATTTTCTGTAAACTTTTTTAGAATTGGAGGAAGTCGATAGGTACATTGACTTTCTTGTGCACCTATTATTATACTTCCTTGCAAATTTTTCACATGACTTACTGACTCCTTCATTTCTTCTTCGATGCGTATCATCTGTACAGCATACTTTTCTAACCTTCTTCCAGCTTCTGTGAGAACAACTCTTTTTCCTAATCGTTCAAAAAGTGGTGTGCCGATCTCCTCTTCGAGCGTACGAATGTGTGCGGTAACACTGGATTGTGCAAAATTTAAAATTCGAGCTGTTTTTGTGAAATTTAAACATTCACTAGCAACTATAAACGTTTTTAAAAGTTTTAAGTCCATTTTACCCTCCCTAAATCGATTAAACCGATTAATATAATCGAAAATATTCGCTTCTCTAAATTGTAACTTCTATTTACAATTTAACCAACATCAAATTTTTCTAAGGAGAGTAAACATGAATCGATATGCCTTTGCTTTTATCACACTCGGTTTCATTTGGGGAACGAACTTTTTATTTATGAAATGGGCAACACCTTATTTAAATGCAAATC is from Bacillus kexueae and encodes:
- the cotJC gene encoding spore coat protein CotJC: MWVYEKKLQYPVKVSSCNPRLAKYLIEQYGGADGELAAALRYLNQRYTIPDKVVGLLTDIGTEEFAHLEMIATMVYKLTKDATPEQMKEAGLGEHYANHDGALFYQNAAGVPWTASYIAAKGDPIADLYEDIAAEEKARATYQWIIDMSDDPDLNDSLRFLREREIIHSQRFREAVEILKEERDRKKIF
- a CDS encoding spore coat protein CotJB, producing the protein MKKLPQEYYDLLEEIQAADFVLVDLTLYLDTHPTDHQAMQQFNQYAQYSKQLKQSFEQKYGPMLQYGNSFTDANWSWGKGPWPWQV
- a CDS encoding spore coat associated protein CotJA, with product MKSYKPFYSQYDPCPPIGRKYYSTPPQLYLGFQPMNMPQYSAKEALKKGTLWPYFYDYYDNPYKGDGR
- a CDS encoding LysR family transcriptional regulator, with product MDLKLLKTFIVASECLNFTKTARILNFAQSSVTAHIRTLEEEIGTPLFERLGKRVVLTEAGRRLEKYAVQMIRIEEEMKESVSHVKNLQGSIIIGAQESQCTYRLPPILKKFTENYPNVKLIFKPSHSDGMAREQLVNGELDIAFIMDVKKPVGSLIQIPLKEESIVLVAGQSHKLFDKAYIKLEDLEEETLLLTEMGCSYRSLLEQSLQSKNIYPINKYEFVSIEAIKQCVIAGIGIAVLPLMALNKEIEQGLIKPLRCQLDTPSVFTHLAWHKDKWISPPLKAFIELTKETFQTSKNFSSY